Proteins encoded by one window of Cucurbita pepo subsp. pepo cultivar mu-cu-16 chromosome LG14, ASM280686v2, whole genome shotgun sequence:
- the LOC111810226 gene encoding mitochondrial inner membrane protein OXA1-like isoform X1, producing MAYRRSLCTRANLIARQSHPSCHPSISIFGHTNDRKNEHLDGDSISHEKINSFLQSRSFGTSFNKSSRSNFFIHDRKYPNTFLSSSAGSFFCRYMSSTIGEGSEKIEFMSDVAEVLTDTTVQSAVSQASVADEVAIAAADSFLSVKGVQYFIDGIHSFTGLNWWACIVLTTLLIRGATVPLLINQLKSTAKLTLLRPHLEEVKTEMQEKGMDPRAVAEGQQKMKKLFNEFGVSPFTPLKGLFIQGPVFISFFLGVSNMAEKMPSFKNGGAYWFVDLTTPDTMYIFPVLTALTFWITVEYNMQEGMEGNPIAATMKNVMRGLAIATVPLTMNFPKAIFCYWVTSNVFSLVYGIVLKVPGVKKALGVPEIPVANTNTTPQPAFSFLTAMKQATAAPEPTATTLTAELSPSQDRKISSSSVISQRLRSLEKEVKGRKKMKNKKK from the exons ATGGCTTACAGGCGCAGCCTTTGCACAAGAGCAAATCTTATAGCCCGGCAGTCTCATCCATCNTGTCATCCATCGATTAGTATTTTCGGTCATACTAATGACCGTAAAAATGAACATTTGGATGGAGATTCAATTTCCCATGAAAAAATCAATAGTTTCCTGCAGAGCAGATCATTTGGAACCAGCTTTAACAAGTCATCCAG gtctaatttttttattcatgatAGAAAATATCCAAACACTTTCCTCTCGTCGAGCGCTGGTTCCTTTTTCTGCCGCTACATGTCAAGTACTATTGGCGAAGGGtctgaaaaaattgaattcatGAGTGATGTTGCAGAAGTTCTCACAGATACAACCGTTCAATCAGCTGTATCTCAGGCTTCTGTTGCTGATGAAGTAGCCATTGCTGCTGCTGATTCTTTTCTCTCTGTCAAGGGTGTGCAGTACTTTATAGATGGTATTCATTCTTTTACTGGATTAAATTG GTGGGCTTGCATTGTATTAACAACCCTACTGATCCGTGGTGCAACAGTCCCACTTTTGATAAATCAACTCAAATCTACTGCAAAGCTTACT TTGTTAAGGCCTCACTTGGAGGAAGTTAAGACGGAGATGCAAGAAAAG GGTATGGATCCCAGGGCTGTTGCTGAGGGtcaacaaaaaatgaaaaaactttttaatga GTTTGGTGTGAGCCCATTTACTCCATTGAAGGGACTTTTTATTCAGGGTCCTGTCTTCATCAGTTTTTTCCTTGGg GTCTCAAACATGGCAGAGAAAATgccttcttttaaaaatggtgGAGCATACTGGTTTGTTGATCTCACGACTCCAGATACTATGTACATTTTTCCAGTTTTAACTGCGCTGACATTCTGGATCACCGTGGAG TACAACATGCAAGAAGGTATGGAAGGTAATCCTATAGCTGCCACAATGAAAAATGTGATGAGGGGTCTTGCTATAGCTACGGTTCCCTTGACCATGAATTTTCCAAAG GCAATATTCTGTTACTGGGTTACATCTAACGTGTTCTCACTCGTATACGGGATTG TTCTCAAAGTCCCCGGGGTTAAGAAGGCATTGGGTGTTCCAGAAATACCTGTAGCAAACACCAATACCACTCCACAACCTGCCTTCTCGTTTCTTACAGCTATGAAACAAGCAACAGCAGCACCTGAACCTACCGCCACCACATTAACAGCTGAACTGTCACCGTCGCAAGACCGGAAAATCTCATCATCGTCGGTCATCAGTCAGAGGCTTAGAAGTTTGGAAAAAGAAGTGAAGGGAAggaaaaagatgaagaacaagaaaaagtgA
- the LOC111810226 gene encoding mitochondrial inner membrane protein OXA1-like isoform X2, which yields MEIQFPMKKSIVSCRADHLEPALTSHPEVLTDTTVQSAVSQASVADEVAIAAADSFLSVKGVQYFIDGIHSFTGLNWWACIVLTTLLIRGATVPLLINQLKSTAKLTLLRPHLEEVKTEMQEKGMDPRAVAEGQQKMKKLFNEFGVSPFTPLKGLFIQGPVFISFFLGVSNMAEKMPSFKNGGAYWFVDLTTPDTMYIFPVLTALTFWITVEYNMQEGMEGNPIAATMKNVMRGLAIATVPLTMNFPKAIFCYWVTSNVFSLVYGIVLKVPGVKKALGVPEIPVANTNTTPQPAFSFLTAMKQATAAPEPTATTLTAELSPSQDRKISSSSVISQRLRSLEKEVKGRKKMKNKKK from the exons ATGGAGATTCAATTTCCCATGAAAAAATCAATAGTTTCCTGCAGAGCAGATCATTTGGAACCAGCTTTAACAAGTCATCCAG AAGTTCTCACAGATACAACCGTTCAATCAGCTGTATCTCAGGCTTCTGTTGCTGATGAAGTAGCCATTGCTGCTGCTGATTCTTTTCTCTCTGTCAAGGGTGTGCAGTACTTTATAGATGGTATTCATTCTTTTACTGGATTAAATTG GTGGGCTTGCATTGTATTAACAACCCTACTGATCCGTGGTGCAACAGTCCCACTTTTGATAAATCAACTCAAATCTACTGCAAAGCTTACT TTGTTAAGGCCTCACTTGGAGGAAGTTAAGACGGAGATGCAAGAAAAG GGTATGGATCCCAGGGCTGTTGCTGAGGGtcaacaaaaaatgaaaaaactttttaatga GTTTGGTGTGAGCCCATTTACTCCATTGAAGGGACTTTTTATTCAGGGTCCTGTCTTCATCAGTTTTTTCCTTGGg GTCTCAAACATGGCAGAGAAAATgccttcttttaaaaatggtgGAGCATACTGGTTTGTTGATCTCACGACTCCAGATACTATGTACATTTTTCCAGTTTTAACTGCGCTGACATTCTGGATCACCGTGGAG TACAACATGCAAGAAGGTATGGAAGGTAATCCTATAGCTGCCACAATGAAAAATGTGATGAGGGGTCTTGCTATAGCTACGGTTCCCTTGACCATGAATTTTCCAAAG GCAATATTCTGTTACTGGGTTACATCTAACGTGTTCTCACTCGTATACGGGATTG TTCTCAAAGTCCCCGGGGTTAAGAAGGCATTGGGTGTTCCAGAAATACCTGTAGCAAACACCAATACCACTCCACAACCTGCCTTCTCGTTTCTTACAGCTATGAAACAAGCAACAGCAGCACCTGAACCTACCGCCACCACATTAACAGCTGAACTGTCACCGTCGCAAGACCGGAAAATCTCATCATCGTCGGTCATCAGTCAGAGGCTTAGAAGTTTGGAAAAAGAAGTGAAGGGAAggaaaaagatgaagaacaagaaaaagtgA
- the LOC111810227 gene encoding long chain acyl-CoA synthetase 4-like produces MSQMKYLIQVEESKAAIDGRPSIGPVYRSIFAKDGFPLPIEGLDSCWDIFRLSVERNPGNRMLGRREIVNGKAGKYVWLTYKEVYDMVIKIGNSLRSRGFEEGAKCGIYGANCSEWIISMEACNAHGLFCVPLYDTLGAGAVEFIICHAEISVVFVEEKKLPEVLKTFPSTTKYLKTIVSFGKVAPNLKEEFEKYGLEIFSWDEFLLLGENQHFDLPVKKKSDISTIMYTSGTTGDPKGVMISNKSIISLIAGVQRLLESVNEEMNAKDVYLSYLPLAHIFDRVLEELFILHGASIGFWRGDVKLLVEDIGELKPSIFCAVPRVLDRIYAGLTQRLDAGGFFRKTLFNLAYSHKYGNMQKGHKHGEASPICDKLVFSKVKQGLGGNVRLILSGAAPLATHVEAFLRVVACAHVLQGYGLTETCAGTFVSLPNKLSMLGTVGPPVPNVDVCLESVPEMGYDALSTTPRGEICVRGEPLFSGYYKRDDLTNEVMIDGWFHTGDIGEWQSDGSLKIIDRKKNIFKLSQGEYVAVENLENIYGLVSAIDMIWVYGNSFESFLVAVANPNKLALERWANENGIEGDFDALCEDKRAKDYLLGELNKIAKEKKLKGFEFIKAIHLDPLPFDMERDLITPTYKKKRPQLLKYYKNVIDSMYKNSKKP; encoded by the exons ATGTCGCAGATGAAGTATTTGATTCAGGTGGAGGAGTCTAAGGCCGCCATTGATGGAAGGCCTTCGATTGGACCTGTTTACAGAAGTATTTTCGCTAAGGATGGGTTTCCGCTTCCCATTGAAGGATTGGATAGCTGTTGGGATATATTTCG GTTGTCAGTGGAGAGAAACCCTGGTAATCGAATGCTTGGCCGACGTGAGATTGTGAATGGGAAG GCTGGTAAATATGTGTGGCTAACATATAAGGAAGTGTACGATATGGTCATAAAAATCGGAAATTCTTTGCGCAGTCGTGGTTTTGAGGAA GGAGCAAAATGTGGTATCTACGGTGCCAATTGCTCAGAGTGGATAATAAGCATGGAG GCATGTAATGCTCATGGGCTCTTTTGTGTTCCCTTGTACGACACATTAG GCGCTGGAGCTGTGGAATTTATTATTTGCCATGCAGAGATTTCTGTTGTTTTTGTAGAAGAGAAGAAGCTTCCTGAG gtcTTGAAAACATTCCCAAGCACAACCAAATACTTGaaaa CAATTGTGAGTTTTGGCAAGGTTGCACCTAATCTAAAAGAGGAGTTTGAGAAGTATGGgcttgaaatattttcttggGATGAATTTTTGCTTCTG GGTGAAAATCAGCATTTTGATCTCcctgtgaaaaagaaaagtgacaTTTCCACAATCATGTATACAAGTGGGACTACTGGAGATCCCAAAGGAGTGATGATATCAAACAAAAGCATAATTTCACTTATAGCTGGTGTCCAGCGTCTATTAGAGAGTGTAAATGAAGAG ATGAATGCGAAAGATGTCTATTTGTCATACCTTCCACTAGCACATATCTTTGACCGGGTACTCGAGGAGTTGTTTATCTTACATGGTGCCTCCATTGGGTTTTGGCGTGGG GATGTTAAACTATTGGTTGAAGATATTGGGGAGCTCAAACCTAGCATTTTCTGTGCCGTTCCACGTGTTTTAGATAGAATTTATGCTG GGTTGACTCAGAGATTAGATGCAGGGGGATTCTTTAGGAAGACATTATTCAATCTTGCATACTCACA TAAATATGGTAACATGCAAAAGGGGCATAAACATGGCGAGGCATCTCCCATTTGTGACAAACTTGTCTTCAGTAAG GTAAAGCAAGGGCTGGGAGGTAATGTGAGACTTATTCTCTCTGGAGCTGCACCACTAGCTACACACGTAGAAGCTTTCTTGAGAGTTGTGGCATGTGCACATGTTCTACAAGGATATG GTTTGACAGAGACTTGTGCTGGGACTTTTGTCTCATTGCCAAATAAACTGTCAATGTTGGGAACAGTTGGCCCTCCAGTGCCGAATGTGGATGTCTGCCTAGAATCTGTACCCGAAATGGGATACGATGCCCTTTCAACTACACCACGAGGTGAAATATGTGTGAGGGGAGAACCATTGTTTTCTGGATACTACAAGCGCGATGACCTAACCAATGAGGTTATGATTGACGGTTGGTTCCATACAG gTGATATTGGTGAGTGGCAATCGGATGGCAGCTTGAAAATTATTGACCGCAAGAAgaatattttcaaactttctcAAGGAGAATATGTTGCCGTGgaaaatttggagaatatTTATGGTCTTGTATCTGCTATAGACATG ATCTGGGTCTACGGGAACAGTTTTGAGTCCTTTCTAGTTGCAGTTGCTAACCCCAACAAGCTAGCACTCGAACGTTGGGCAAACGAAAATGGAATCGAAGGGGActttgatgcactttgtgaGGATAAGAGGGCAAAGGACTACCTACTTGGGGAGCTCAACAAAATTgcaaaagagaagaag TTGAAAGGCTTTGAGTTTATTAAAGCCATTCACCTTGATCCTCTACCATTTGATATGGAACGCGACCTTATAACTCCAACATACAAGAAGAAGAGGCCTCAGCtgctaaaatattataag AATGTAATTGACAGCATgtacaaaaattcaaagaagcCCTAA